GGACCTTGGCTACCTCGGCACCTACAGCCCGGACCGCCAGCCGACGCTCGAGGCGTTGCTGATCGAGCCGGCCCGCCGCCTGCCCGGGCGACGCTTCGTCGTGGCCGGCCCCTCCTATCCCGACGGGATCGACTGGCCCGCCAATGTCGAGCGCATCGAGCATCTGGCGCCGGGCGATCATGCCCCCTTCTACAGCAGCCAGCGCTACACGCTGAACGTGACGCGCGCGGCGATGCGGCGGATGGGCTGGTCGCCCTCGGTCCGCCTGTTCGAGGCGGCGGCCTGCGGGGTGCCGGTGATCTCGGACGATTGGCGCGGGCTGGACGAGTTGCTGCCCGACGGCGAGGCCATCCTGATCGCGAGCACACCGGAGGATGTGGTGCGGATCCTGGAAGCCGGCGAGGGGATACGGCAGTCGATCGGTCGCGCCGCGCGGGCGCGGGTGCTGGAGGGCCATACCGGGCAGGCAAGGGCGCTGGAACTGGTTGAGGCGCTGCGCCGGCGCAGTGTGCGGGCGGCCTGACCGGGCAGGGCAAGGTAGGCGGTGGCAGGGCGCAGGTTGCGCCACCAGAACGGAGATTTCCATGCTGAAGAAAACCGCCCAGAAGACCATACTCGTCGCCGGAGGCGCGGGCTTCGTCGGGTCGCACCTTTGCGAGGCGCTGCTGCGACAAGGCCATCGCGTGATCTGCCTCGACAGCTTCCTGACCGGCAACATCGAGAACGTGCGCGCGCTCTGCGCCTTCCGCGAGTTCCGGCTGGTGCGGCAGGACGTGATCGAGCCGATCCGCCTGTCCGAGGCGCTCGACAGGGTCTACAACCTCGCAAGCCCCGCATCGCCGCCGCAGTATCAGGCCGATCCGATCCACACGATGATGACGAATGTCGTGGGCACGCGGAACCTGCTGGCGCTGGCGGCCGAGCACGGCGCGACCTTCCTTCAGGCCTCGACCTCGGAAGTCTATGGCGATCCCGAGGTTCATCCGCAGTCCGAGGACTATCGCGGAAGCGTCAACTGCACCGGTTCGCGCGCCTGCTACGACGAGGGCAAGCGCGCGGCCGAGGCGCTCTGCTTCGACTATCGCCGGCGCGGCACGGCGGACGTGCGGGTGGCGCGGATCTTCAACACCTACGGCCCGCACATGCGTGCGGACGACGGACGGATCGTGTCCAACCTGATCGTGCAGGCGCTGAAGGGAGAGCCGCTGACCATCTACGGCTCGGGCGAGCAGACGCGCTCGTTCTGCTATGTCTCGGATCTGGTGGAGGGGCTGATGGCGTTGATGGAGGTCGGCGACGCGCCCGACGGCGCCGTGAACCTCGGCAACCCCTCCGAATTCACCGTCACGGCGCTGGCGCACCTCGTACAGCGGATGGTGCCCTCGGCCGCGGGTATCGTGCACCGGCCACTGCCCGAGGATGACCCGCGCCGGCGTCGCCCCGACATCCGCCGCGCAAGGGACCTGCTGGGATGGGAACCGCGCGTGCCGCTGTCCGAAGGGCTGCCGCAGACCGCGGCATGGTTCGTGAACCATCTGGCGGGCAGCCTGCCGCCGCCCGCCCGTCCGGGTCGAAGGGCAGCGGCCGCAAGCGCCTGACCGGCAAGCCCCTCCTGCCGTCGCCGCCAGTTTCCTGCAGAGAGATGTGCACATCACGTCCTGCGCGAGGCCATACGTTTGGCTTTCGCGCGGGGCGCGAAAGTATGGCAACATTGTGGCGCTGCATCCGAACTGTGCCATCCGGGTTGCCGGAAGTATGCAAGGCACCCGAAGTCCCGTCGTTTTTCCGCCTCTCCCGCCGTGTATCGGTTTGCTCGCGCTCTGGTTGATCCTGTGATCCGTCCGGGCGAGCCAGATCGGCCGGAGGGACACAGGTGCACATCACCCACGACAACAACAGCTTCCTCGTTTCAACCTGGGATGCCGGGCAGTCCTATCTGACCCACTGGTCCGAGAACAACGTCATCGTCGGCGATGACGGCCGCATCGGGTTGAAATTGTCGCGCGCCCCGGACAGCACGACGCGTCCGTGGATCGGCGGCGAGATCCAGTCGGAGGAAGCCTTCACCACCGGCTCGTGGAGCTGGATGGCGCAGGCGCCGGAAATGGTGGATGGCGCGGTCTTTGGCCTGTTTCTCTACCAAGCGGACTACCGCACACAGCCATGGCGCGAATACGACATCGAGTTCGTCGGCGGGGACACCACGCAGATGGAGGTAACGGTGCACTTCCTCGACAGTTCGGGGCGCCATGTGACGACGGTCGACAAACATGTCATCGACCTGGGCTTCGATGCCTCGGACGCGCCGCATGTCTATTCCATCGACGTGACCTCGACCAATGCGATCTTCCGCGTGGACGGCGAGGTGGTCGATGTGATCGACGCCTCGGACGTGCAGGGCGGTGTCTGGGATCCCGGCCCGCTGAAGAGCCTCGCGGACCTCTGGGTCACGACGCCCGATATGGCGCAGTGGGCCGGCACCTGGCGGGATCCGGGCGTGCCGCTGACCGGCTATGTCGAGAACATCCGCCTGCCGGACGACAGCACGCTGTTCGGCAACCGATCGGCGAATGCGATCACCGGCACGGCCGCGGCGGACCTGATCTATGGCTTCGGCGGCAACGACACGCTGAGCGGCGGCGCAGGCGCCGACCGCCTGCAGGGCGGGGCCGGCAACGACACCTATCTGGTCGCCGATGCGGCGGACCGCGTGGTGGAGCGTGCGGGCGAGGGCACCGACGTCATCAAGAGCTCGGTCAGCTGGACGCTGGCGGCCAATGTCGAGCAGCTCATCCTGACCGGCCGGACTGCCATCGACGGCACGGGGAACGCCCTCGCGAACCTGCTGGTCGGCAACAGCGCGGCCAACCGGCTGCAGGGGGGCGGCGGAAACGACCGGCTGGAAGGGCGCGAGGGCAACGACGTGCTCAACACCGCGTCGGGCAACGACCGGCTGCTGGGCAACAGCGGCCACGACCGCCTGATCGGCGCCGGAGGCAGCGACACCATGAGCGGCGGCTGGGGGAACGACACCTTCGTCTTCTCAAGCGGAAGCGGTAACGACGTCATCACGGATTTCATCGCCGCCGGAACGGACGACCGGCTGGAGATCAGCGGCTACGCTGCGGTCCAGCAGCTGCGTCAGGTCGGGGCGGACACGCTGGTCGTCCTGTCCGCCACCGACAGCATCCTGCTGACCAACGTGCAATCCTCGGCCCTGACGGCGGGCGACTTCGTCTTCGTCTAGGACGGCATCGGGGACCCGATTGCGGCCTCGGCCGCGGTCACCAGATCGCTGCGCGTCAGCGGCTTGCCCAGCACTCCGGCAAACCGGGGGTTGGCCTTGCCGACGCGGCTGCGCCAGTCGGGCAGGGCAGTGATGAGCAGGACCGGCAGGCCGGGCGCGATCCCGTGCACGGCCTGCGCGAGGTCCGCGCCGGTCAGGTGCGGCATGTCGTAATCCGTCACCAACAGGTCCCACATGCCGGGATCGTCGCGCACCGCCTGCAGCGCGTCGCGCGGGTCGGCACAGGGCACCACCTCGGCCCCCGCCTGTTCGAGGAAGGCCGACAGCACGCGCAGCACATCGGCATTGTCATCGACCACCAGCGCCAGCCGGCCCGTCAGTTGCCCGGTCAGCGCCGCCGGGGCCGAGGGCGTGGCAGGGCTTTCGGGCATCGGGTGCACCTCGATCGGCCAGAGCACGGTGAAGCAGGTGCCTCGCCCCGGCTCGCTGTCGAGCGCGATGGCGCCATGATTGGCCGACAGCACGCCCGACACGATCGCAAGCCCGAGCCCCGTGCCCGCGGCGCCCTTGGTGGAAAAATACGGCTGGAACACCTTCGCCTGGGTCTCGCGGTCGATACCCGGGCCGTTGTCGGTCACGGTCATCGAGACATAGCGTTGGTCGGCGCTCGGGGTGCCGGCGGCGAACGCGGCTTCCAGGTGCCCGGCATCGGCGATCGTCAGGGCGACGGAGATCTCGTAGCCGGCCGGCCGTGGCGGGGCGACGGCGATGGCGTCGCGCGCGTTGATCACCAGGTTCAGCACGACCTGCAGGATGTCGGTCGGATCCGCCTCGACCTCGATCGGAGTGTCGGGCAGCGACAGGATCAGGCGGGTCTGGTTCCGCAGGCTGGGCCGCACCAGATCCGCCGCCTCGCGCAGCAGGGCGCGCAGGTCGAGTCGCGACCGGTTGCTCTGCCGCTGGCCGAGGCTGAGGAAGCGACGGACAAGCGCGCCGGCCTGCTCGGTCGCGGCGATGATGCGGTGGGCATGGGTCTCGGCCGCGCCGGCCTTCAGGTCACGGATCAGCGTGGCGGATCCGCCGATCGCCGCCAGCAGGTTGTTGAGGTCATGCGCCAGACCCGAGGCAAGCTGGCCGATCACCTCGCGCCGCTGCGCCATCTGCAACTCTTCCCGCAGCCGTGTCTGCTCGCTCTGCTCGCGCAGGCGCTTGGAGATGTCGCGCGAGATGCAGATGATCCCGCCATCGGCCTTGAGCGTCAGCGAGACCTCCTGAGGCAAGTCGCTGCCATCGACCTTCCGGCCGATGACCTCGCCGCGCCATCCGCCCTCGAGCTCCAGCACCGGGAAGGCGGTGGTCGAGATGTGGTCGGCGACCTCGGGCGTGTAGAGGTCGCGCCACGAGCGGCCAAGGATCTCTGCCGGGCTGCCGATGCCGAACATCTCGCGGTGGGCGGGGTTCATGTAGACATAGCGCCCCTTTGCATCGACGATGGCGATGCCGTCCTGCGATGCGTCCATGGCCGTGGTCAGGTCGGCCCGTGCGTTCTGCTCGGCCCGCTTCAGCGCGGTGATGTCCACCGTGAGCCCGACCCGTCCGCCGTCGGGCGTCGATCGCTCCAGCACCCGGAGCCACCTGCCGTCGGCAAGAAGCTGCTCCTCTTCGTTGTGGTCCTTGCGGTGCGCAACCAGACGCTCGGCGATCCACTCCTCCTCGCGGCCGCGGGCTTCGACGACCTCGCCCGCGCGGATGCCCTCGCGCACGATCTCCTCGAAGGTGGCGCCGGGGCGGATCGCGGGCGCGGAGGCGGGATAATACTCGCGATACCGCGCATTGCAGAGCACGAGCCGGTCATCGGCATCGAAATAGGCAAAGGCATCGGGCAGCACGTCCACCGCCGCCGCAAGCTGGCGACGCGCGGCCAGCGCATCCTCGGCCGTGGCGGCAAGCTGGGCCTCGTGCCGCTTGTGGGCGGAGATGTCGTTCGCGACCGCCATGTAGCCGGTGATCGCCCCCTCCGCGCTTCTCAGCGGCTGGATCGTCAGGTCGTACCACGCCGACTGGCCGTTGCGCAGATTGGCCAGAAGTTCCGCCCGGCCGGGCTGTCCCGCCTGCAGCAGCGTCTGAAGCCGGTCGGTCGGGCATTGGCCGTCCCGGCAGTTCAGAACCGCGCAGAGCGGCTTGCCCTGCGCCTCGTGCAGCGAATATCCGGTCTGTGTCTCGAAGGCCATGTTGGCCCATTCGATGCGCTGGCGGGCGTCGGTGATGATCACGAGGTTCGACGTAAGCTGCACGATCATGCCCAGACGCTCGACCTTCTCGCGCTGCGCATGGTCCTGGGTCGTGTCGCGGATCACCACGAGGTAGCCGGGCCGGCCGCCCGGTTCGGCCGGCGGCAGGCTGGCTGCCGAGGCGGAGTGCCAGTGGATGCCGTCGTCCAGCCGGATCCGGTATTCCTGGCCCGCCGCGGTGCCGTGGCGATCCACCTCGCCCATGAGGTTGCACGCCACCGCCGCGACCTCGGCCGGCAGGACCTCGCCGACCGGCTTGCCGATCAGCGACTCGCAGTGCAGGGGCAGAGGGCGGAGCCCGCCGGCATGCCAGCGCACGAACCGCCCCTCGGCGTCGAGTTCCAGTGTCAGGTCAGGCAGGGCCCGGAACGTGGCCTTCAGCCGGTTGTGTTCCTCCCGCAGAGCCTGCTGGGTGCGGAGGATCTCGGCCTCTGCCTCGCGGCGGGCAAGCAGGCTGCCGATGGCGGTGGCGACCGGGCGGAGCAGCGAGATCTCGCACGGCAGGAACGGACGCCGGTCCTGCAGGGCCTCGAGATGCAGGCAACCGGCGAGTCGGCTGCCCTCGAACATCGGCAGGACGAGCAGCGACCTCAGGCCGAGCCTCTCAAGCCCGACCTTTTCGGGCCGGTCGGCGGGCAGGGCGGCGACATCGGGGATGCAGACCGGCTCATCCCGTTCAAGCTCCGCACGCCAGACCACGACCGGAGGCACGTCCGCGGGGCGACGGGCGCTGCCGGGACGCGTCCATTGATGCGAGACGGATGCCGCGCCGCCGCGCAGGCGCAGGACATGGCTGCGATCGGATCCGTAGCAGGCGCCGAGGCTGGCGAGCGCATGGTCAATGGCCTCATCCGCCCCGGCGGGGGCGGCGCGCAGCAGGTCGTTCAGCACCTCGGCCAGGACATCCTGAAGCCGGCTCAGCCGGTCGAAGGCGTCGCGACGATCCTGCGCGGGGTCAACGGCAGACGGGCTGTCCGAAGCGGACACGGCGAATGCTCCCATCATTCCGGAGAGGACCCGGTTTGAGAGAGCGACGGCACAAGGAGGGCTGCCATCTGACCTTTACTCCTCCTCACCTACATGCAACCTGCGGCCCCGGCCTCCCTGAGGATCGACCCGGGCCACTGCTTCGAGTCTGCGGGGATCCTGCACGACATCACTTGCGGAAGATTTAATCGCTTTGTGAACGGAAAGCGCGGTTCGTTTCGCTATCCGGACCCCTACTTTCGCATGGGTGGTGCTGCGGCACATGACGCAGCGTCATACAATTCCCATCCGCTTTGCGGCCAGGATGGCGTGGGCGCGGTTTCGGGCGCCCAGCTTGTCAAAGATCGGACGCAGGCGGGACTCGAGATCCTCGCCACCGATTCGGGCAAGGATTGCCTCGGTCGAGCACCCTTCGGCGAGTTCGCGCAGGATGGTCCGCTCGTCCTCGGTCAGAAGCGCCCCGTCGGCTGCGGGAACCGGCTCCGCGGACCGGGGTTCGGCCACCGAAGGCTGGGGAAGGGCGGGTTCGGCGGCCGCAGCCCGGACCGCTTCGGTGATCGCGCCGAAACGGGTCTTCGGCAGGAAGCCCCGGACGCCGAGGCGACGTGCGCCCTCGACTATCTCGGCCGGCAGGTTGCCCGACATCAGCAGCACCGGTCGGCCGCCATTGGCCGTGATGGTGCGCCCCACACCGCGCAGGTCCTCGATTCCCGGCATGAAGTAGTCGAGCAGGATGACATCGAACGGGCCATGTGCGGCAATCCGTCCGAGCACGCCCTCCAGGTCCTCGGCCCCTTCGGCCACCATGTCGGGCTCGCGCGCAAGAAGGTTCAGGATGAGTTCCCGCACCAGGGGCTGGTCATCGGCGACGAGAACGGAAATCGGTCCTTCCAAGGCTGACGGCTGGTTCATCCGGTGGCCTTTGCTGGTTTGTGGGGCGGCCATCGCGCGGGCCGCTCGCGTCTCGGGCTTCGGGTGCGGCTGACCTTAAGGGCGCCGCACCCCGTTGCGCATTCCGATTCAGCAGGAGGAGCAGGCGGCGGGCCGGTAGCCTTCGCCCACCAGCCGACCCATGCCGCCGACGACGTTGACGACCGGATGCTCGGTCAGCGGGGCGATGGCCGCGGCGGCCGCGGCCGAGCGCCGGCCGGAGCGGCAGATCAGCGCGATCGGCTGCCCCGCAACAAGGCGGGGACCCACCGCGTCAAGGAAGCTCTGCGGATCGCGATACGACACCAGGACGGCATTCGGCAGGACACCGGTGGCCTGCCACTCGTCGGGTTCCCGGATGTCGACCACCAGGGCGGGGCCGTCGATCAGTTCCGAGGCGGTGGGGGCGGCCTGCACCACATCGCCCGCCCGGGCGGCGGGACCCACGAACTGCAGGGCGGCCACAAGGGCCATCAGCATGCGCATCATGCGGAACTCCGTAACTTGCACAGCCCGGATGTGGCAGCCCCGCGCCTGCCGGTCAAGCGCCTCAGCAGATTCGCGGAAGCTGCTCGCCCACCAGCATGTCCACGATGCGGCTGCCGCCGAAGGCGGTGGTCATGCGCACCTGCCCGGGATGCGCCTCGACCGCACGGCCGATGGCTGTCGCGCCCGCACCCTCGGGCAGGGCACGCATGGCGGCCAGCGCGGCGGGCGCCTCGGCCTCCGGCACGAACAGCACAAGCCGCCCCTCGTTGGCCAGGTAGAGCGGATCGAGGCCCAGGATCTCGCACATCCCCCGCACCTCCTCGCGCAGGGGCAGGGTGGCTTCGTCGATCACGATCCCGGTGCGGGAGGCCTGCGCCATCTCGTTCAGGACCGAGGCGACGCCGCCCCGCGTCGCGTCGCGGGCTGCCCGGGTGCCGGGCGCGGCGGCCAGCACCGCCTCCATCAGATGGCCGAGCGCGGCGCAGTCCGACTTCAGGTCGGTGGACAGCGCCAGATCTCCGCGCGCGGCAAGGATGGTGGCGCCGTGGTCGCCCAGCACGCCGTTCACCAGCGCCACGTCGCCCGGCCGGATCGCCCCGGCGTGGATGTCGCGGCCGGGCGGGATAACCCCGATCCCCGAGGTCGTCACGAACAGCCCGTCCGCCGCGCCCCGTCCGACCACCTTGGTGTCGCCGGTGACGATCCGGATGCCGGCCGCCGCGGCCTCGGCCGCCATGGTGGCCACGATGCGGCGCAGCAGCGCGACCTCGGTGCCTTCCTCGATGATGAAGGCTGCCGACAGCCACAGCGGCCGCGCCCCGCCCACCGCCAGATCATTGACCGTGCCGCAGATCGCGAGCTTGCCGATGTCGCCGCCGGGAAACTCCAGCGGCGTCACGACGTAACTGTCCGTGGTGAAGGCCAGCCGCGCGCCGGGTTCGGCCAGCGCCTCGGCGCTCAG
This portion of the Rhodobacter sp. CZR27 genome encodes:
- a CDS encoding UDP-glucuronic acid decarboxylase family protein produces the protein MLKKTAQKTILVAGGAGFVGSHLCEALLRQGHRVICLDSFLTGNIENVRALCAFREFRLVRQDVIEPIRLSEALDRVYNLASPASPPQYQADPIHTMMTNVVGTRNLLALAAEHGATFLQASTSEVYGDPEVHPQSEDYRGSVNCTGSRACYDEGKRAAEALCFDYRRRGTADVRVARIFNTYGPHMRADDGRIVSNLIVQALKGEPLTIYGSGEQTRSFCYVSDLVEGLMALMEVGDAPDGAVNLGNPSEFTVTALAHLVQRMVPSAAGIVHRPLPEDDPRRRRPDIRRARDLLGWEPRVPLSEGLPQTAAWFVNHLAGSLPPPARPGRRAAAASA
- a CDS encoding family 16 glycosylhydrolase, with the protein product MHITHDNNSFLVSTWDAGQSYLTHWSENNVIVGDDGRIGLKLSRAPDSTTRPWIGGEIQSEEAFTTGSWSWMAQAPEMVDGAVFGLFLYQADYRTQPWREYDIEFVGGDTTQMEVTVHFLDSSGRHVTTVDKHVIDLGFDASDAPHVYSIDVTSTNAIFRVDGEVVDVIDASDVQGGVWDPGPLKSLADLWVTTPDMAQWAGTWRDPGVPLTGYVENIRLPDDSTLFGNRSANAITGTAAADLIYGFGGNDTLSGGAGADRLQGGAGNDTYLVADAADRVVERAGEGTDVIKSSVSWTLAANVEQLILTGRTAIDGTGNALANLLVGNSAANRLQGGGGNDRLEGREGNDVLNTASGNDRLLGNSGHDRLIGAGGSDTMSGGWGNDTFVFSSGSGNDVITDFIAAGTDDRLEISGYAAVQQLRQVGADTLVVLSATDSILLTNVQSSALTAGDFVFV
- a CDS encoding PAS domain-containing protein; translated protein: MSASDSPSAVDPAQDRRDAFDRLSRLQDVLAEVLNDLLRAAPAGADEAIDHALASLGACYGSDRSHVLRLRGGAASVSHQWTRPGSARRPADVPPVVVWRAELERDEPVCIPDVAALPADRPEKVGLERLGLRSLLVLPMFEGSRLAGCLHLEALQDRRPFLPCEISLLRPVATAIGSLLARREAEAEILRTQQALREEHNRLKATFRALPDLTLELDAEGRFVRWHAGGLRPLPLHCESLIGKPVGEVLPAEVAAVACNLMGEVDRHGTAAGQEYRIRLDDGIHWHSASAASLPPAEPGGRPGYLVVIRDTTQDHAQREKVERLGMIVQLTSNLVIITDARQRIEWANMAFETQTGYSLHEAQGKPLCAVLNCRDGQCPTDRLQTLLQAGQPGRAELLANLRNGQSAWYDLTIQPLRSAEGAITGYMAVANDISAHKRHEAQLAATAEDALAARRQLAAAVDVLPDAFAYFDADDRLVLCNARYREYYPASAPAIRPGATFEEIVREGIRAGEVVEARGREEEWIAERLVAHRKDHNEEEQLLADGRWLRVLERSTPDGGRVGLTVDITALKRAEQNARADLTTAMDASQDGIAIVDAKGRYVYMNPAHREMFGIGSPAEILGRSWRDLYTPEVADHISTTAFPVLELEGGWRGEVIGRKVDGSDLPQEVSLTLKADGGIICISRDISKRLREQSEQTRLREELQMAQRREVIGQLASGLAHDLNNLLAAIGGSATLIRDLKAGAAETHAHRIIAATEQAGALVRRFLSLGQRQSNRSRLDLRALLREAADLVRPSLRNQTRLILSLPDTPIEVEADPTDILQVVLNLVINARDAIAVAPPRPAGYEISVALTIADAGHLEAAFAAGTPSADQRYVSMTVTDNGPGIDRETQAKVFQPYFSTKGAAGTGLGLAIVSGVLSANHGAIALDSEPGRGTCFTVLWPIEVHPMPESPATPSAPAALTGQLTGRLALVVDDNADVLRVLSAFLEQAGAEVVPCADPRDALQAVRDDPGMWDLLVTDYDMPHLTGADLAQAVHGIAPGLPVLLITALPDWRSRVGKANPRFAGVLGKPLTRSDLVTAAEAAIGSPMPS
- a CDS encoding DNA-binding response regulator is translated as MRELILNLLAREPDMVAEGAEDLEGVLGRIAAHGPFDVILLDYFMPGIEDLRGVGRTITANGGRPVLLMSGNLPAEIVEGARRLGVRGFLPKTRFGAITEAVRAAAAEPALPQPSVAEPRSAEPVPAADGALLTEDERTILRELAEGCSTEAILARIGGEDLESRLRPIFDKLGARNRAHAILAAKRMGIV
- a CDS encoding rhodanese-like domain-containing protein, which codes for MMRMLMALVAALQFVGPAARAGDVVQAAPTASELIDGPALVVDIREPDEWQATGVLPNAVLVSYRDPQSFLDAVGPRLVAGQPIALICRSGRRSAAAAAAIAPLTEHPVVNVVGGMGRLVGEGYRPAACSSC
- the hypE gene encoding hydrogenase expression/formation protein HypE, yielding MALRDTHVTLAHGGGGQAMRDLIDEVFASVFQPPGMEDQARLSAEALAEPGARLAFTTDSYVVTPLEFPGGDIGKLAICGTVNDLAVGGARPLWLSAAFIIEEGTEVALLRRIVATMAAEAAAAGIRIVTGDTKVVGRGAADGLFVTTSGIGVIPPGRDIHAGAIRPGDVALVNGVLGDHGATILAARGDLALSTDLKSDCAALGHLMEAVLAAAPGTRAARDATRGGVASVLNEMAQASRTGIVIDEATLPLREEVRGMCEILGLDPLYLANEGRLVLFVPEAEAPAALAAMRALPEGAGATAIGRAVEAHPGQVRMTTAFGGSRIVDMLVGEQLPRIC